A window of the Lolium perenne isolate Kyuss_39 chromosome 7, Kyuss_2.0, whole genome shotgun sequence genome harbors these coding sequences:
- the LOC139833808 gene encoding uncharacterized protein gives MHETEHYSEHVREEWQMRAFREATEDCTLLDLGFSGVPFTWDNMQAVASNVKVKIDRAFRDITLMHKFPVIKVWHINIVESDHCLLVFELNTILSPEFKRSARKFMYENGWQSHNDYGKIVKDLWEAGRRGLGLPGFLSSLKNMQEDLSTWGSTMFGNFKK, from the coding sequence ATGCACGAGACGGAACATTATAGTGAGCATGTTAGGGAGGAGTGGCAGATGAGAGCTTTCAGAGAAGCGACGGAGGACTGCACCCTATTGGACCTGGGGTTTTCTGGAGTCCCTTTCACATGGGACAACATGCAAGCAGTTGCATCCAATGTCAAGGTCAAAATTGATCGAGCTTTTCGTGATATCACGTTGATGCATAAGTTCCCAGTCATCAAAGTTTGGCATATCAATATAGTTGAGTCGGATCACTGCTTGTTAGTATTCGAGCTTAACACTATTCTTTCTCCAGAATTTAAGAGAAGCGCGAGAAAGTTCATGTACGAAAATGGCTGGCAGTCACACAACGACTATGGAAAAATCGTCAAGGATCTTTGGGAAGCTGGGCGGCGAGGTCTGGGACTCCCTGGTTTCCTATcctccctcaagaatatgcaagaagacTTGAGTACCTGGGGATCAACTATGTTTGGTAATTTTAAGAAATGA